One genomic window of Salvia miltiorrhiza cultivar Shanhuang (shh) chromosome 4, IMPLAD_Smil_shh, whole genome shotgun sequence includes the following:
- the LOC131022844 gene encoding cationic amino acid transporter 9, chloroplastic-like isoform X2, which translates to MRIEQGPVTSSPSPSCYSRFWSSAARSKPLSPPPPSSGGVLARRLGLFDLILIGVGASIGAGIFVVTGTVARDTGPGVTLSFIIAGASCVLNALCYAELASRLPAVVGGAYMYAYSAFNELTAFLVFTQLMLDYHIGAASIARSLAGYWVSVLELIPFLKDNIPSWVGHGDEVLGVLSINILAPIILGLLTVVLCRGVGESSILNSIMTVTKVLIVIFVIIVGAFKVDVSNWSPFAPHGTKSILTGATVVFFAYVGFDAVANSAEESKRPQRDLPLGIIGSLVICVALYIAVCLVITGMVPYEHLGEEAPLANAFTSKGLKYVSVLISCGAIAGLTTTLLVGLYVQSRLYLGIGRDGLLPAIFAKVHPVRQTPVHSQVWVGLIASILAGLLNVHVLSHVLSVGSLTGYSVVSACVVTLRWKDNKTSNVTSTRRISNRAEGIFCLIAIACCGCATGVLFRFGASFVFLIVASVIAVFAGATLYLRQAYTDPPGFSCPGVPILPSISIFVNIFLFAQLHYEAWVRFVVLSIVTLGIYAFYGQFHANPGSAGEV; encoded by the exons ATGAGAATTGAGCAAGGTCCCGTGACGTCATCCCCCTCGCCCTCGTGCTACTCTCGTTTCTGGTCGTCGGCGGCTCGGTCGAAGCCGctttctccgccgccgccgagctccGGCGGAGTCCTCGCGCGCCGCTTAGGCCTCTTTGATCTCATTCTCATTGGCGTTGGAGCCTCCATCGGCGCCGGGATATTTGTCGTCACCGGCACCGTCGCCCGTGACACCGGTCCAG GAGTTACACTTAGCTTCATCATTGCAGGAGCATCTTGTGTTCTGAATGCTCTCTGTTATGCTGAACTAGCTTCTCGCTTGCCCGCAGTTGTTGGCGGAGCATACATGTATGCTTACTCGGCTTTCAATGAACTCACAGCTTTTTTAGTGTTTACTCAGCTGATGCTCGACTATCATATTGGTGCTGCTAGCATAGCACGTAGCTTAGCTGGCTATTGGGTTTCTGTCTTGGAGCTGATTCCCTTCCTCAAGGATAACATTCCAAGCTGGGTTGGCCATGGTGATGAAGTTCTTGGAGTATTGTCGATTAACATCTTAGCTCCTATCATTCTAGGGCTTCTGACGGTTGTGCTGTGTCGGGGTGTAGGAGAGTCTTCAATATTGAACTCAATCATGACGGTGACAAAG GTACTCATTGTTATCTTTGTCATAATTGTTGGAGCCTTTAAGGTTGACGTTTCAAATTGGTCTCCCTTTGCACCACATGGTACCAAGTCAATATTGACAGGGGCAACTGTGGTCTTCTTTGCATATGTAGGATTTGATGCAGTTGCTAATTCTGCGGAAGAATCCAAGAGACCGCAG AGGGATTTACCATTAGGCATCATTGGCAGCCTCGTGATCTGTGTTGCATTGTATATTGCTGTTTGCTTAGTAATTACTGGAATGGTTCCGTATGAACATCTTGGAGAAGAAGCACCTTTGGCTAATGCTTTCACCTCCAAGGGCTTGAAATATGTCTCTGTCTTAATTAGCTGTGGTGCAATTGCTGGACTTACAACAACACTCTTAGTTGGGCTCTACGTTCAG TCTCGGTTGTATCTCGGAATTGGAAGGGATGGTTTACTACCAGCTATATTTGCCAAAGTACACCCAGTGCGGCAAACTCCAGTTCATTCGCAAGTTTGGGTTGGTCTTATAGCCAGCATTTTGGCAGGTCTTCTTAATGTTCATGTTCTCTCACACGTTCTCTCAGTTGGATCCTTG ACAGGGTATTCAGTTGTTTCAGCATGTGTGGTTACCCTGCGCTGGAAGGATAATAAGACATCAAATGTGACTTCTACTAGGCGGATTTCGAATAGGGCCGAAGGCATCTTTTGCCTCATTGCAATTGCCTGTTGTGGTTGTGCTACTGGCGTCCTCTTCCGCTTTGGTGCTTCATTTGTTTTCCTCATAGTAGCTTCTGTGATTGCAGTGTTTGCTGGTGCTACTCTCTATCTACGGCAA GCTTATACTGATCCACCAGGTTTTTCTTGTCCGGGAGTTCCAATACTTCCGTCTATTAGCATTTTTGTGAATATCTTTTTATTCGCTCAG CTCCACTATGAAGCGTGGGTGAGATTTGTTGTGCTCAGCATTGTTACACTGGGTATCTATGCATTTTATGGCCAGTTTCACGCCAATCCT GGCTCTGCTGGTGAAGTTTAG
- the LOC131022844 gene encoding cationic amino acid transporter 9, chloroplastic-like isoform X1: MRIEQGPVTSSPSPSCYSRFWSSAARSKPLSPPPPSSGGVLARRLGLFDLILIGVGASIGAGIFVVTGTVARDTGPGVTLSFIIAGASCVLNALCYAELASRLPAVVGGAYMYAYSAFNELTAFLVFTQLMLDYHIGAASIARSLAGYWVSVLELIPFLKDNIPSWVGHGDEVLGVLSINILAPIILGLLTVVLCRGVGESSILNSIMTVTKVLIVIFVIIVGAFKVDVSNWSPFAPHGTKSILTGATVVFFAYVGFDAVANSAEESKRPQRDLPLGIIGSLVICVALYIAVCLVITGMVPYEHLGEEAPLANAFTSKGLKYVSVLISCGAIAGLTTTLLVGLYVQSRLYLGIGRDGLLPAIFAKVHPVRQTPVHSQVWVGLIASILAGLLNVHVLSHVLSVGSLTGYSVVSACVVTLRWKDNKTSNVTSTRRISNRAEGIFCLIAIACCGCATGVLFRFGASFVFLIVASVIAVFAGATLYLRQAYTDPPGFSCPGVPILPSISIFVNIFLFAQLHYEAWVRFVVLSIVTLGIYAFYGQFHANPVSPNMSIMYHRAPAEENYSFDL; this comes from the exons ATGAGAATTGAGCAAGGTCCCGTGACGTCATCCCCCTCGCCCTCGTGCTACTCTCGTTTCTGGTCGTCGGCGGCTCGGTCGAAGCCGctttctccgccgccgccgagctccGGCGGAGTCCTCGCGCGCCGCTTAGGCCTCTTTGATCTCATTCTCATTGGCGTTGGAGCCTCCATCGGCGCCGGGATATTTGTCGTCACCGGCACCGTCGCCCGTGACACCGGTCCAG GAGTTACACTTAGCTTCATCATTGCAGGAGCATCTTGTGTTCTGAATGCTCTCTGTTATGCTGAACTAGCTTCTCGCTTGCCCGCAGTTGTTGGCGGAGCATACATGTATGCTTACTCGGCTTTCAATGAACTCACAGCTTTTTTAGTGTTTACTCAGCTGATGCTCGACTATCATATTGGTGCTGCTAGCATAGCACGTAGCTTAGCTGGCTATTGGGTTTCTGTCTTGGAGCTGATTCCCTTCCTCAAGGATAACATTCCAAGCTGGGTTGGCCATGGTGATGAAGTTCTTGGAGTATTGTCGATTAACATCTTAGCTCCTATCATTCTAGGGCTTCTGACGGTTGTGCTGTGTCGGGGTGTAGGAGAGTCTTCAATATTGAACTCAATCATGACGGTGACAAAG GTACTCATTGTTATCTTTGTCATAATTGTTGGAGCCTTTAAGGTTGACGTTTCAAATTGGTCTCCCTTTGCACCACATGGTACCAAGTCAATATTGACAGGGGCAACTGTGGTCTTCTTTGCATATGTAGGATTTGATGCAGTTGCTAATTCTGCGGAAGAATCCAAGAGACCGCAG AGGGATTTACCATTAGGCATCATTGGCAGCCTCGTGATCTGTGTTGCATTGTATATTGCTGTTTGCTTAGTAATTACTGGAATGGTTCCGTATGAACATCTTGGAGAAGAAGCACCTTTGGCTAATGCTTTCACCTCCAAGGGCTTGAAATATGTCTCTGTCTTAATTAGCTGTGGTGCAATTGCTGGACTTACAACAACACTCTTAGTTGGGCTCTACGTTCAG TCTCGGTTGTATCTCGGAATTGGAAGGGATGGTTTACTACCAGCTATATTTGCCAAAGTACACCCAGTGCGGCAAACTCCAGTTCATTCGCAAGTTTGGGTTGGTCTTATAGCCAGCATTTTGGCAGGTCTTCTTAATGTTCATGTTCTCTCACACGTTCTCTCAGTTGGATCCTTG ACAGGGTATTCAGTTGTTTCAGCATGTGTGGTTACCCTGCGCTGGAAGGATAATAAGACATCAAATGTGACTTCTACTAGGCGGATTTCGAATAGGGCCGAAGGCATCTTTTGCCTCATTGCAATTGCCTGTTGTGGTTGTGCTACTGGCGTCCTCTTCCGCTTTGGTGCTTCATTTGTTTTCCTCATAGTAGCTTCTGTGATTGCAGTGTTTGCTGGTGCTACTCTCTATCTACGGCAA GCTTATACTGATCCACCAGGTTTTTCTTGTCCGGGAGTTCCAATACTTCCGTCTATTAGCATTTTTGTGAATATCTTTTTATTCGCTCAG CTCCACTATGAAGCGTGGGTGAGATTTGTTGTGCTCAGCATTGTTACACTGGGTATCTATGCATTTTATGGCCAGTTTCACGCCAATCCTGTAAGTCCAAATATGTCAATTATGTACCATAGGGCTCCTGCTGAAGAGAATTATAGTTTTGACCTTTAA
- the LOC131022844 gene encoding cationic amino acid transporter 9, chloroplastic-like isoform X3 — protein MYAYSAFNELTAFLVFTQLMLDYHIGAASIARSLAGYWVSVLELIPFLKDNIPSWVGHGDEVLGVLSINILAPIILGLLTVVLCRGVGESSILNSIMTVTKVLIVIFVIIVGAFKVDVSNWSPFAPHGTKSILTGATVVFFAYVGFDAVANSAEESKRPQRDLPLGIIGSLVICVALYIAVCLVITGMVPYEHLGEEAPLANAFTSKGLKYVSVLISCGAIAGLTTTLLVGLYVQSRLYLGIGRDGLLPAIFAKVHPVRQTPVHSQVWVGLIASILAGLLNVHVLSHVLSVGSLTGYSVVSACVVTLRWKDNKTSNVTSTRRISNRAEGIFCLIAIACCGCATGVLFRFGASFVFLIVASVIAVFAGATLYLRQAYTDPPGFSCPGVPILPSISIFVNIFLFAQLHYEAWVRFVVLSIVTLGIYAFYGQFHANPVSPNMSIMYHRAPAEENYSFDL, from the exons ATGTATGCTTACTCGGCTTTCAATGAACTCACAGCTTTTTTAGTGTTTACTCAGCTGATGCTCGACTATCATATTGGTGCTGCTAGCATAGCACGTAGCTTAGCTGGCTATTGGGTTTCTGTCTTGGAGCTGATTCCCTTCCTCAAGGATAACATTCCAAGCTGGGTTGGCCATGGTGATGAAGTTCTTGGAGTATTGTCGATTAACATCTTAGCTCCTATCATTCTAGGGCTTCTGACGGTTGTGCTGTGTCGGGGTGTAGGAGAGTCTTCAATATTGAACTCAATCATGACGGTGACAAAG GTACTCATTGTTATCTTTGTCATAATTGTTGGAGCCTTTAAGGTTGACGTTTCAAATTGGTCTCCCTTTGCACCACATGGTACCAAGTCAATATTGACAGGGGCAACTGTGGTCTTCTTTGCATATGTAGGATTTGATGCAGTTGCTAATTCTGCGGAAGAATCCAAGAGACCGCAG AGGGATTTACCATTAGGCATCATTGGCAGCCTCGTGATCTGTGTTGCATTGTATATTGCTGTTTGCTTAGTAATTACTGGAATGGTTCCGTATGAACATCTTGGAGAAGAAGCACCTTTGGCTAATGCTTTCACCTCCAAGGGCTTGAAATATGTCTCTGTCTTAATTAGCTGTGGTGCAATTGCTGGACTTACAACAACACTCTTAGTTGGGCTCTACGTTCAG TCTCGGTTGTATCTCGGAATTGGAAGGGATGGTTTACTACCAGCTATATTTGCCAAAGTACACCCAGTGCGGCAAACTCCAGTTCATTCGCAAGTTTGGGTTGGTCTTATAGCCAGCATTTTGGCAGGTCTTCTTAATGTTCATGTTCTCTCACACGTTCTCTCAGTTGGATCCTTG ACAGGGTATTCAGTTGTTTCAGCATGTGTGGTTACCCTGCGCTGGAAGGATAATAAGACATCAAATGTGACTTCTACTAGGCGGATTTCGAATAGGGCCGAAGGCATCTTTTGCCTCATTGCAATTGCCTGTTGTGGTTGTGCTACTGGCGTCCTCTTCCGCTTTGGTGCTTCATTTGTTTTCCTCATAGTAGCTTCTGTGATTGCAGTGTTTGCTGGTGCTACTCTCTATCTACGGCAA GCTTATACTGATCCACCAGGTTTTTCTTGTCCGGGAGTTCCAATACTTCCGTCTATTAGCATTTTTGTGAATATCTTTTTATTCGCTCAG CTCCACTATGAAGCGTGGGTGAGATTTGTTGTGCTCAGCATTGTTACACTGGGTATCTATGCATTTTATGGCCAGTTTCACGCCAATCCTGTAAGTCCAAATATGTCAATTATGTACCATAGGGCTCCTGCTGAAGAGAATTATAGTTTTGACCTTTAA
- the LOC131022845 gene encoding phosphatidylglycerophosphate phosphatase PTPMT2-like — protein sequence MYIEELKEGDSECVEQQVCDDLCKGALVVWDPKRLLVGAGARALFYPTLLYNVLRNKIQSEFRWWDRVDEYVLLGAVPFPTDVPRLKALGVGGVVTLNEPYETLVPSSLYHDHGIEHLLIPTRDYLFAPSQGDICQAVEFIHANALCGKTTYVHCKAGRGRSTTIVLCYLVKHKQMTPGAAYEYVRSIRPRVLLASSQRQAVEDYYYELNKYAVNSRMTTLSLPERAEVEEFDDNSLVLITESDLDGYEENLESEEAGENEVNLAYRVQFVSQAAISRLSCLWVRCQTGQKVSRKSSVRSMGVDIHVY from the exons ATGTATATTGAGGAATTGAAAGAGGGGGATTCTGAGTGCGTTGAGCAGCAAGTTTGTGATGATCTTTGTAAAGGTGCTTTAGTCGTTTGGGACCCGAAAAGGCTCTTGGTCGGGGCCGGGGCTCGGGCTCTTTTCTATCCCACATTGCTGTATAATGTTCTCAGGAATAAGATTCAGTCCGAGTTCCGATGGTGGGATAGGGTTGATGAG TATGTTTTGCTAGGAGCTGTTCCATTTCCAACTGACGTGCCACGCTTGAAAGCTCTTGGCGTAGGTGGGGTTGTTACTTTAAACGAACCATATGAGACTTTAGTTCCGAGTTCGCTATATCAT GATCACGGCATTGAGCACTTGTTGATTCCCACAAGAGATTACCTTTTTGCTCCATCGCAAGGGGATATATGCCAAGCTGTAGAATTTATCCATG CCAATGCACTTTGTGGCAAAACTACATATGTTCACTGTAAGGCCGGACGAGGACGCAGCACTACAATTGTTCTCTGTTACCTT GTCAAACACAAGCAAATGACACCAGGAGCTGCATATGAGTATGTGAGATCTATCAGGCCAAGGGTCTTGTTGGCCTCCTCCCAGCGCCAG GCTGTTGAGGATTATTACTATGAGTTGAATAAGTACGCGGTTAATTCGCGGATGACAACTTTGAGCTTACCTGAGAGAGCTGAAGTGGAAGAGTTTGACGATAACTCATTGGTGTTGATTACTGAATCGGACCTTGATGGATACGAGGAGAACCTAGAATCGGAGGAAGCAGGGGAGAACGAAGTAAACCTTGCTTACAGGGTGCAGTTTGTTAGTCAAGCGGCTATATCGAGGCTATCGTGCCTGTGGGTTCGTTGCCAAACAGGGCAGAAAGTGTCGAGGAAGAGCTCGGTGAGGAGTATGGGGGTGGACATACATGTTTATTGA